GCGAGTTCCCCGCCTCCCAGCCGAATCTCCTGCTGCTCGTCGACGCGGGAGCCCGGGGGGTGGACGATCCCGCCGTCGCCGCCGAGGCCCGCCGGCTCACCGAGCTGCTGGCCGCCGAGAAGGGCGTGACGGGCGTCGGGTCGTACTGGCAGACGCGGGCGCCCGCGCTGCGCGCCGAGGACGGGAGCGAGGCGCTGATCGCCGCCAGGATCCTCGGGGAGGAGAAGGAGGCCGGCGAGACCCTGGAGCGGATAGCCCCCGAGTTGCGCGGCACACAGGGGGTGTTGGAGGTCTCCGTCGGCGGACCGGTCGCCGTCCGGCACGAGATGCAGACCACCATCCAGGAGGATCTGCTGCGGGCCGAGCTGATCGCGCTTCCGGTCACACTCGTCCTGCTCGTGATGGTCTTCGGCAGCGCGGTCGCCGCCCTGCTCCCGCTGGGGATCGGGATCGTCGCCATCCTCGGGACCAACGCCGTGCTGCGCGGCATCACCGAGTTCACGGACGTCTCGGTCTTCGCGCAGAACCTCACCACGGCCCTGGGGCTCGGACTGGCCGTGGACTACGCGCTGTTCATCGTGCGCCGATTCCGGGAGGAGCTGGCCGAGGGCGCGGAAGTGCGGGACGCGGTGGGCACCACGCTGCGCACGGCGGGCCGGACGGTGCTGTTCTCCGCGCTGACGGTGGCGGTGTCACTCGCGGCGATGCTGGTCTTCCCGCAGTACTTCCTGCGCTCGTTCGCCTACGCCGGGATGGCGGTGGTGCTGCTCGCCGCGGCGGCGGCGCTGATCCTGCTGCCGGCCGCGCTCACGCTGCTCGGGCACCGGGTCAACTCGTTCGATCTGCGGCGGCTGTTCACCCGGCGGCGCGGGCGTCCCGCCGCCACCGTCGGTACGGCCGCCGGGTCCGGACCGGGAACGCCGGCGGACGAGGGCGGCGGCTGGGGACGGACGGCCGTCCTGGTGATGCGCCGCGCTCCGCTCTTCGCCGTCGCGACGGCCACGGGTCTGGTGCTGCTCGGACTGCCCTTCCTGGGCGTCACGTTCGGCACCGCCGACGACCGGCAACTGCCCGCCGACGCCGAGGCCCGAGTCGTCCAGGAAGACATCAGGAGCGGCTTCCCCGGCAGCCCCGGAGGCGGGCTGGAGGTGCTGGGCGAAGGCGCGGCCACCGAGGCCGAGTACGCGGACTACCGCGCGCGGGTGGCCAAACTGCCGGGCGTGCTGCGGGTCGAGGGGCCGGTCGTCTCCGGCGACCACGCGTACTTCACGGTGCAGCCGCGCGGTGAGGCGGTGGGCGCGGACGCCCAACGGCTGGTGGGTGAACTGCGCGCCGAGCCCGCCGCGTTCGACACCTCCGTCACCGGCACGGCCGCCGTGCTGGTCGATTCGAAGGACTCCATAGCGGACCGGCTGCCACTGGCCGGGGCCGTCATCGTCGTCGTGACCCTGCTGCTGGTCTTCCTGCTCACCGGCAGCGTCCTCATACCGATCCAGGCGGTGGCGCTCAACGCGCTCAGTCTCACCGCGATGTTCGGGGCGGTCGTCTGGGTCTTCCAGGACGGCCACCTGTCAGGGCTGCTCGGCTTCACACCCACGGGCGACATAGAGACGACGCTTCCGGTGCTGATGTTCTGCGTCGCCTTCGGACTCTCCATGGACTACGGGGTGTTCCTGATATCCCGGATCAAGGAGGAGTACGACCGCACCGGTGACCACGAGCGCTCCGTCGTCTTCGGACTCCGGCGCACCGGCGGCCTGATCACGGCGGCGGCGGTGATCCTGGCGGTGGTGATGGTCGCCATCGGCACCTCGCGGGTCACCAACACCAAGATGCTCGGCCTCGGTATCGCGCTCGCGGTGATCATGGACGCGATGGTGGTGCGCAGTCTGCTGGTTCCGGCGGTGATGAAGCTGACGGGCCGGGCGACCTGGTGGGCGCCGGGGCCGCTGCGCCGCCTCCACGACCGGTTCGGGGTGAGCGAGGGCGGGGCCGCGCCCACGACGGTCGATCCCGAGACGGCGCACGGGGCCGGCGGGGCGGGCGGCGCGGTGCCGGGGCCCGGGGAACGGGACAAGGTCGGGGTCTGAGGCCGGACACGACCGAGGGCCCCGCGCCCCACCGGTGGTGGACGCGCCGGGGCCCTCGACAGCCGGCCGGCCGGCGACGGGTCCGGGTTCAGCTCCCGCGTCTCACTCCCTGCGGCCTCTGTTTCCCGGGCGCTTGGCCACCCAGGCGCGGACGGAATCGGCGTACCAGAAGGGCTTGCCGTTCTCCACGTGGTCCGGCGGCGGAAGCAGACCGTGCTTGCGGTACGAACGGACGGTGTCCGGCTGTACCCGGATGTGTGCGGCGATTTCCTTGTAGGACCAGAGACTTCTGTCCGTCATGCGGGGCACCTCCCTGCGCCGGCCGCAGCGGCGGCCGGGGGGCCGTCTGGAGAGCTGCGACGAGGACGCTGGTGATCACTGAGCCTGTGCCCCTTTGAACGACGCAGAGTGACGACGGGGGAGGGTCTGTCGCGCCCCTGTGACGGAAAACCCGTGTAATGGAGACATGCGTGACGTCAGGAGGATGTCTGTCACAGAATCATGTCATGGGAGACATCTGCGCCTCTGGCCCAATTGTTCGACGGGAGCGCCGGGTTACGCGCCGCACGAGCGCAGGAAACGGCGCGTCCGCTCGGCGATCGGGTAGGGCTTGTCGGGCGGACAGGGATACATGTCCTGTTCCACGATGGCGAAGAGATCGACGTCCAGTTTCCGCGCGGCCTTCAGCACCGGCTCCAGCGCGGGCACTCCGCCCGGCGGCTCACACATCACCCCCCGCCCCACGGCCGGCCCGAACGGAATCCCCCCGGCGACGACCTCCGCGAGGATCTCCGGATCCACCTGCTTGAGGTGCAGATAGCCGATCCGCTCCCCGTAGGTCTCGATCAGCCTGACGCTGTCCCCACCGCAGTACGCGTAGTGCCCGGTGTCCAGGCACAGCGACACCAGGGCCGGATCGGTCGCGTCCAGGAAACGGCTGACGTTGTCCTCGTCGTCGATATGGGTGTCGGCGTGCGGGTGGACCACGATCGTCAGCCCGAAGCGGTCCCGCACCTCCCGGCCGAGACGCTCGGTCTGGGTGGTCAGATCACGCCACTGCGCGGCGGTCAGCTCCCGGTCCTCCAGGACCTGACCCGTCTTGTCGTCACGCCAGAAGGACGGGATGACCACCAGGTGGTCGGCGCCCATCGCCCGGGTCAGGGCCGCGATGTCCGCGACATGCGCCCAGGTGCTGTCCCACACCGCCGGCCCGTGGTGCAGCCCGGTGAACACCGTGCCCGCCGAGACCTTCAGACCGCGCGCGGCCGTCTCCTCGGCGAGGCGGGCCGGATCGGTCGGGAGGTAGCCGTACGGGCCGAGCTCGATCCACTCGTACCCGGCCAGCGCCACCTCGTCGAGGAAACGCCGCCACGGCACCTGCCGCGGATCGTCGGGAAACCACACGCCCCAGGAGTCGGGGGCCGACCCGACCCTGATGCGGTTCGGCGGGGGCACGGAGGAGGTCATACGGGCAGCCTCCCGGCCGTCCGAGAAGAGTGTCAAGCGTTCGTCCGAATGTAAGGACAAAACGTTGACAGGGTCGGGAGAGACCACTACACCTGGGGTCGGCCGTCGAAACGAGGGGACACGTATGCCGGAGCCGTACGACGTGATCACCATGGGGCGGATCGGCGTGGACCTCTATCCGCTGCGTGTCGGAGTCCCGCTGGCGCAGGTCGACACCTTCGGGAAGTTCCTCGGCGGCTCGGCGACGAACGTGGCGGTGGCCGCCGCCCGGCTCGGCCGCCGCACCGCGGTCATCACCCGCACCGGGCGGGACGCGTTCGGCGACTATCTCCACCACGCCCTGCGGGAGTTCGGCGTGGACGACCGGTGGGTGACCCCGGTCGACCGGTGGCCCACGCCCGTGACGTTCTGCGAGATCTTCCCCCCGGACGACTTCCCGCTCTACTTCTACCGGCAGCCCAAGGCACCCGACCTGGAGATCCACCCGGACGAACTGGACCTGGACGCCGTCCGGGCCGCGCGCATCTTCTGGATGACGGGCACCGGCCTGTGCGAGGAGCCCAGCCGGACGGCCACGCTGACGGCCCTGAGCGCACGCGGCGAGGAGCGGCGCCCGTCCGGGCGCGGCCCCGGAAACGCCGTCACCGTCTTCGACCTGGACTGGCGCCCCATGTTCTGGCGGGCACCGGCCGACGGCCCCGGCGGCGCTCCCGACGCCCGCGGCGATCAGCGGGCGCTGATGGCGGCGGCCCGGCCCCTGTACGCGCGCGCCCTGCGCCACGCCACCGTCGCCGTGGGCAATCTGGACGAGTGCGAAGTCGCCGTCGGCGAGCGCGAACCGTACGCCGCCGCCCAGGCCCTGCTGGCCGCCGGACCCGAACTGGCCGTCGTCAAGCAGGGACCAGCGGGAGTCCTCGCCGTGCACCGCGACGGCACCACCGCCGAGGTGCCCCCCGTCCCCGTGGAGGTCGTCAACGGCCTCGGCGCCGGGGACGCCTTCGGCGGCGCCCTCTGCCACGGCCTGCTGTCCGGCTGGGACCTGGAGCGCTGCATGCGCTACGCCAACGCCGCCGGCGCCATCGTCGCCGCCCGGCTCGCCTGTTCCTCCGCGATGCCGTACCCCCGGGAAGTCGCCCAGGTCCTCGCCGGCGGCCCGGTCCCCACCCCGGGAACACCCCCACCGGACGCCGCCCGGTGACCCGGGTCGACGCGTCGGAGCTGGTCCGGCTCCGTACGCACCGCCCCGAGGCGATCGCCGAGGCCGCCGCCCGCCGCGCCCGCCGCCCCCTGCTGCGCCGCGGCGGCCGGCTGATGATCGTGGCGGCCGACCACCCGGCCCGTGGCGCCCTCGCCGTCGGCAACCGCCGGCTCGCCATGGCCAACCGTGTCGACCTGCTGGAACGGCTCTGCCTCGCGCTCTCCCGGCCCGGCGTCGACGGCGTCCTCGCCACCGCCGACATACTCGACGACCTGCTGCTCCTCGGTGCCCTGGAGGACCGGGTGGTCGTCGGCTCGATGAACCGGGGCGGTCTGGCCGGCGCCTCCTTCGAACTGGACGACCGCTTCACCGGCCACCGCCCCGAGGACATCGCCCGGCTCGGCTTCGACGCGGGCAAGCTGCTCCTGCGCGTCGACTACGAGGACCCCCGCTCGGCGGACACCCTCCTGTCGGCCGCCCGCGCCGTGGACGCCATGGCGGAGCGCCGACTGCCGGTCTTCGTCGAGCCGTTCCTCTGCCACCGCAGGGACGGACGGCTCACCAACGACCTGACGGCCGAGGCGGTCACCCGCTCCATCGCCATCGCCTCCGGCCTCGGCGGCACCTCGGCGTACACCTGGCTGAAACTGCCCGTCACCGACGATCCCGACGACATGGCACGGGTGATGGAGACGTCCACCCTGCCCGCCGTGCTGCTCGGTGGCGAGATCGGCGACAACCAGGAGGCGGCGTACGAGAAGTGGCGCCGGGCGCTGCGGCTGCCCACGGTGCAGGGCCTGGTGGTGGGGCGTTCGCTCCTCTATCCGGTGGACGGGGACGTCGCGGCGGCCGTCGACACCGCCGTGAGCCTCCTCTGACGGCACACCCGCACGGCGCAGACGGAGCGGGGCGCGGGGGAGCAGGGGAGCGGACGAAGGACGCGGCGGGAGTAGGCGGACACGCGGAGGGAAACGGATCGACCATGACGACGGGCAGCGACACCGGCGACACCGGCACGGACGGCATGTCCGGCACGTTCGGCACGGACACGGGCTCCGACGGGGAGCTCCTGGAACGGCACGTGCGCGCGGGCCGCACGGCGAACGGACCGTACGCGCTCGACATCGAACCGCGACGGGCCGGCTGGCACCACAGCACCCTGCGCGTCCTCGACCTGCCGCCCGGTGGTACACACACGCTGGACAGCGGTGACAGCGAGTGGATCGTGCTTCCGCTCAGCGGCGGTTGTACGGTGCACACCGACGGCGAGATCTTTGAACTGCTGGGCAGAGCAAGCGTGTTCAGCTCGGTCACGGACTTCGCGTACGTACCGCGTGACGCCCACGCCCAGATCGCCTCCGGTGCGGGGGGCCGCTTCGCCCTGGCAGGAGCGAAGTGCGAGCGACGACTCCCCGCTCGCTACGGCTCCGCACCGGAGGTTCCGGTGGAACTGCGGGGCAGCGGCAACTGCTCCCGCCAGGTGAACAACTTCGCCGCCGCCGACACGTTCGACTGCGACCGGCTCATCGCCGTCGAGGTGCTCACCCCCGGCGGCAACTGGTCCTCCTACCCGCCGCACAAGCACGACGAGCACCACCCCGGCGTCGAGTCCGTGCTGGAGGAGATCTACTACTTCGAGATCGAGGACGGCGGCCTCGGCTACCACCGCGTCTCACCCTCCCGGCCCGGCGGCACCGACGTGCTCGCCGAGGTCCGCACCGGCGACACCGTCCTCGTCCCGGACGGCTGGCACGGCCCGTCCGTCGCCGCCCCCGGCCGCGCCATGTACTACCTCAACGTGATGGCGGGACCCGGCCCGGCCAGGGAGTGGCTGATCCGCGACCACCCCGACCACGGCTGGATCCGGGACACCTGGGCGGGCCAGGCGGTCGATCCACGGCTGCCGATGTACGAGGCCCCGCCGAGTCGCCCTCCTTATGAGGACTCGACCACGGACTCGACCACGGACAAGGACGAGGAGACCCCCCGATGAGTACGCGCCGCCTCACCGTGGCCCAGGCACTGATCGCCTTCCTGTCCCGCCAGTACACCGAACGCGACGGCAACCGCCGCCGGCTGATCGACGCCACCTGGGGCATCTTCGGCCACGGCAACGTGGCGGGCATCGGCCAGGCCCTCGTCCAGGCCGGCCCCGACATGCCCTACTACCAAGGCCGCAGCGAACAGGCCATGGTGCACGCCGCCGTCGGCTACGCCCGGCAGCGCAACCGCCTCGCCACCCACGCCGTCACCACCTCCATCGGCCCCGGCGCCACCAACCTCGTCACCGGCGCCGCCCTCGCCACCGTCAACCGGCTGCCCGTGCTGCTGCTCCCCGGCGACATCTTCGCCACCCACCCCGCCGACCCCGTCCTCCAGCAGCTCGAAGTGCCCCACGCCGGCGACATCTCCGTCAACGACGCGCTGCGCCCCGTCTCCGCGTACTTCGACCGCGTCACCCGCCCCGAGGCCCTCGTCCCGGCCGCGCTCGCCGCCATGCGGGTCCTCACCGACCCCGCCGAGACCGGAGCGGTCACCCTCGCCCTGCCGCAGGACGTCCAGGCGGAGGCGTACGACTGGCCGGAGGCGTTCTTCGCCGAACGGGTCTGGCGCGTCCGCAGGCAGGGCCCCGACCCGTACGAACTCGCCGACGCCGCCGAGGCGATCCGCGCCGCCCGCCGCCCGCTCCTCGTCGCGGGCGGCGGAGTCCACCACAGCGCGGCCGAGGACGCGCTCGCCGCCCTCGTGACGGCCACCGGCATCCCCGTCGCCTCCACCCAGGCCGGCAAGGGCTCGCTGCGCCACGACCACCCGGCGGACGTCGGCGGCATCGGCCACACCGGCACCGCCACCGCCGACGAACTGGCCCGCACCGCCGACCTGGTGATCGGCGTCGGCACCCGCTGGTCCGACTTCTCCACTGCCTCGGCGACCCTCTTCACGAACCCGGCCGTCCGCTTCCTCAACATCAACGTCACCGGCTTCGACGCCCACAAACTGGCCGCCGCGCCCCTGGTCGCCGACGCCCGCACCGCCCTCGTGGAGCTGACCGCGGCCCTCGCGGGCCACCGCGTGGACGCCGCCTACGCCACCGAGTACGCCGACGACAAGGAACGCTGGGAGCACCGGGTCGACGCCGCGTTCGACACCTCCGAGGACCTCCTGCGCCCCACCCAGCCGCAGGTCCTCGGACTGCTCGACGCACTCGTCACCGACGAGGACATCGTCGTCAACGCCGCCGGATCGCTCCCCGGCGACCTCCACAAACTGTGGCGCTCCCGCTCCCGCGACCAGTACCACGTCGAGTACGGCTACTCCTGCATGGGTTACGAGATCCCGGCCGCGATCGGTGTGATGCTCGCCGACCCCGGGCGCCCCGTCTGGGCACTGGTCGGCGACGGCACCTACCTGATGAACCCCACCGAGATCGTCACCGCCGTCCAGGAGCGTCTCCCCCTGAAGCTGGTGATTCTCCAGAACCACGGTTACGCGTCGATCGGCGGTCTCTCGGAGTCCGTCGGCGCGGAACGGTTCGGTACGGCGTACCGCTACCGGGAGGCCGACACCGTCGGCTCGCCGACGTACACCGGCGACCCGCTCCCCGTCGACCTCGCCGCCAACGCGGCCTCGCTCGGGATGCGCGTGCTGCGTGCCAAAACCATCCGTGACCTGCGCGAAGCCCTCGCTGTCGCGCGCGCGTCCGACGTGCCCACATGTGTCTACACGGAGACCGAAACGGCAGACACAGTGTCGGGCGCGCCTCCCGCCCAGGCGTGGTGGGATGTTCCCGTGGCGCAGACGGCGACCCGCGCGGCGGCCGTCACGGCACGCGAGCAGTACGACCGCGAGGCGGCGGCCCGCCGCCGCCACCTCTGACCCGGTTCACCCCCCGTGCCGACGGACCCGAAGGAGCAGGCAATGAAGACTGTCGACCACTGGATCGGTGGCAGGACCGTCGAGGGCACCTCGGGCAACTGGGGCCAGGTCACCGACCCGGCGACCGGCGCGGTCACCACCCGGGTCGCGCTCGCCTCCGCCGAGGAGGTGGACGCGGCGGTCACGGCGGCGAAGGCCGCGTACACGACCTGGGGCACGTCCTCCCTCTCCGCCCGCACCGGCGTCCTGTTCGCCTACCGCGCGCTGCTCGACGCGCACCGCGACGACATCGCCGCGCTGATCACCGCCGAACACGGCAAGGTCCACTCCGACGCGTTGGGCGAGGTGGCGCGCGGACTGGAGATCGTCGAACTGGCCTGCGGGATCACCACGCAGCTCAAGGGGGAACTGTCGACGCAGGTCTCCCAGCGGGTCGACGTCTCGTCGATCAGGCAGCCGCTGGGCGTCGTCGCGGGCATCACCCCGTTCAACTTCCCCGCGATGGTGCCGATGTGGATGTTCCCGCTGGCCATCGCCTGCGGCAACACCTTCGTACTGAAGCCGAGCGAGAAGGACCCCTCGCCGGCGAATCTGCTGGCCGAACTCATCGCCGAGGCAGGGCTGCCGGACGGCGTGCTCAACGTCGTCCACGGCGACCGGGTGGCCGTCGACTCGCTCCTGACCCACCCGGACGTCGCGGCGGTGTCCTTCGTAGGCTCCACGCCCGTCGCCCGCCACATCCACACGACCGCGTCGGCCCACGGCAAGCGCGTCCAGGCGCTCGGCGGCGCCAAGAACCACATGCTGGTGCTGCCGGACGCCGACCTGGACGCGGCGGCGGACGCGGCCGTCTCGGCGGCGTACGGCTCCGCCGGGGAACGCTGCATGGCGATCTCGGCGGTCGTCGCGGTCGGGGCGATCGGCGACGAACTGGTCCAGAAGATCCGCGAACGCGCCGAGAAGATCACCATCGGCCCCGGCACCGACCCGGCCTCCGAGATGGGCCCGCTGATCACGGCGGCCCACCGCGACAAGGTGGCCTCGTACGTGACGGGCGCCGCCGCGCAGGGCGCCGAGGTCGTCCTGGACGGCACGGGCCTGCGTGTCGACGGCTTCGAGAACGGCCACTGGATCGGCCTGTCGCTCCTCGACCACGTCCCGACCGACTCCGACGCCTACCGCGACGAGATCTTCGGCCCGGTGCTGTGCGTCCTGCGGGCGGAGACGTACGACGAGGGCGTCGCCCTCATCAACGCCTCCCCCTACGGCAACGGCACGGCCGTCTTCACCCGAGACGGCGGCGCCGCCCGCCGCTTCCAACTGGAGGTGGAGGCGGGCATGGTGGGCGTGAACGTGCCGATCCCGGTGCCGGTGGGCTACCACTCCTTCGGCGGCTGGAAGGACTCGCTCTTCGGCGACCACCACATCTACGGCAACGACGGCGTGCACTTCTACACCCGCGGCAAGGTCGTCACCACCCGCTGGCCGGACCCGGCGGACGCCCCGACGGGCGTGGACCTGGGCTTCCCCCGCAACCACTGACCCACCCACGCCACGCCACCACGGGCGGCCCGCCCGGCAGTTCCGTGCCGCGCGGGCCGCCGTCCACCTACCGGGCCTCGTGGAAGCGGGAGTTGAGGCGCGGCTCCGCGCGCGTCCGGTGGAACCCCGTTCTGTGAAGCAGGCGCGCCGTGCGCGTCGAGTTCTCGCCATGCTGTGGGCCCAGGACGGGCGGAGCGGCAGTATGGAAGGCATGACGGACATGGTGAACTCGGCCCAGGCCGCTGCGTGGAACGGCTACGAGGGCAAGCACTGGGCGGAACACCAAGATCGGTACGACAATCTTAACGATGCCGCCAATGCTCCGCTGCTCGAAGCGGCAGGCATAAGGGAGGGCGACCGCCTCCTCGACGTGGGGTGCGGCAACGGACGGGTCGCGCGGCTCGCGGCGCGACGCGGGGCGCGGGCCGTCGGGATAGATCTGTCGGCGCCCATGCTGGCGCGGGCCAGGGAGAGCGCCGCGGCGGAGGGCATCGAGGACCTGACGTTCGTCCAGGGCGACGCCCAGGTGCACGACTTCGAGGAGGCGTCCTTCGACATCGCCGTGAGCCGCTTCGGGGTGATGTTCTTCGCCGATCCCGCCGCCGCGTTCCGCAACATCGGACGGGCGTTACGGCCCGGCGGACGGCTCGCCTTCGTCTGCCCGCAGTCCTTCAGCCTCATGGACCAGGCCGTGATCTTCGCCGCCATCGGTACGCAGGTCACCCTGCCCGCCCTCCACGACGACAGCAGGCACCAGCCCGCCTCCTTCGCCGATCCCGCGCACACCGAACGGGTGCTCGGCGAGGCGGGGTTCAAGGGCATCGGGCTCCGGGCCCTGGCGCTGACCCAGCACTGGGGCAAGGACGCCTCCGACGCCTCGGCCTTCCTGATGGGCTGGGGCCCTCTTCAGCACTGGCTCGCGGAGGCCGAGGCCGACGAGCGGACGCGCACCCGCGTGCACGACGCCGCCACGGAGGCGTTCCACGCCTTCGAGACCCGGCAGGGCGTACGGCTGACCAGCCGCCTCTGGCTCGTCACCGCCGAGCGCCCGTGAGCCAAGGACACCCCCGGGGCGCACGGGGCCTACACCTTCGGGAACTCCCAGGTCAGCATGGCGAAGTGCCCCTCGTCCCGGGCCCCGGCCGACCGGTAGGTCGCCAGCGCCGGTTCGTTGTCGGTGTCCACACCCACCCACATGTCGTAGCAGCCGCGCTCGCGCGCGACCGCCGCCAGCGCGTCGACCAGCCCCCGCCCGATGCCACGCCGGCGGTACGGCTCGTCCACCGCCAGTTCGTACAAGCACATCTCCACACCCTTGTCCGGATGCAGCATCTCGATTCCGGAGACGAATCCGGCCGGGATTCCGTCGGCATAGGCGATCAGCAGCAGATGCCCCGGCGCGGCCAGAAAACGCTCCGCCCACTCCCGCCGGGCCGGACCGTCGTACAGATGCTGCGCGGCGACGAGTTCGCCCACCGTCGTCGCCCGGCGGATCTCCATGTCCGTCATACGGCCTCGCTTCTCCTCGACCGTGGCCCGTCACCCGTGCCCCCTCGCGCGGGCACGTCGGCGCCGCACCTCAGGGGCCCGTGTACCGCGCCTGGTGTATGCCGACGCTACCCCGTACTCCTCAAGGAGGCCCCTGAGTTCCGACCGGCGTCCACACGGACGGCCCACGGGGCCGTTTAGGGTTAAATCATGGAGATCCCCACCCCCCGACGGCCACGGCCGCGCACACGATGGCTCGCGGGCGCGGCCGCCGCCGTGCTGCTCCTCGGCGCCGGAACCTGGACCGCGGTCGCCTCGGACGGCGCGCCCACCGTGCACCGGGCCGACCGGATCATGGAGATGCCCGGCGCCCGGATCGACACCTCGTACTTCACCGCCGGAGACGACGACCGCCGCAGGCCCGCCGTCCTGCTCGGCCACGGCTTCGGCGGCAGCAAGAACGACGTACGCGCCCAGGCCGAGAAGCTCGCGCGTGACGGGTTCGCCGTACTGACCTGGTCGGCGCGGGGGTTCGGGAAGTCCACCGGCACCATCGGACTCAACGACCCGGCCCACGAGGTCGAAGACGTCTCCCGGATGATCGACTGGCTCGCCGAGCGCCCCGAGGTCCAGCGCGATGCCGAGGGCGACCCACGTGTCGGTATGACCGGAGCCTCCTACGGAGGTGCCATCTCCCTGCTCGGCGCCGGCCACGACCCGCGCGTCGACGCCATCGCCCCCGTGATCACCTACTGGAATCTCG
Above is a window of Streptomyces sp. NBC_01498 DNA encoding:
- a CDS encoding MMPL family transporter, with product MSDVNGRSRTGGWTRFVTARPRLSLLAALVITALAVLAGSGVGDRMGSGGWQDPAASSSYATQALEREFPASQPNLLLLVDAGARGVDDPAVAAEARRLTELLAAEKGVTGVGSYWQTRAPALRAEDGSEALIAARILGEEKEAGETLERIAPELRGTQGVLEVSVGGPVAVRHEMQTTIQEDLLRAELIALPVTLVLLVMVFGSAVAALLPLGIGIVAILGTNAVLRGITEFTDVSVFAQNLTTALGLGLAVDYALFIVRRFREELAEGAEVRDAVGTTLRTAGRTVLFSALTVAVSLAAMLVFPQYFLRSFAYAGMAVVLLAAAAALILLPAALTLLGHRVNSFDLRRLFTRRRGRPAATVGTAAGSGPGTPADEGGGWGRTAVLVMRRAPLFAVATATGLVLLGLPFLGVTFGTADDRQLPADAEARVVQEDIRSGFPGSPGGGLEVLGEGAATEAEYADYRARVAKLPGVLRVEGPVVSGDHAYFTVQPRGEAVGADAQRLVGELRAEPAAFDTSVTGTAAVLVDSKDSIADRLPLAGAVIVVVTLLLVFLLTGSVLIPIQAVALNALSLTAMFGAVVWVFQDGHLSGLLGFTPTGDIETTLPVLMFCVAFGLSMDYGVFLISRIKEEYDRTGDHERSVVFGLRRTGGLITAAAVILAVVMVAIGTSRVTNTKMLGLGIALAVIMDAMVVRSLLVPAVMKLTGRATWWAPGPLRRLHDRFGVSEGGAAPTTVDPETAHGAGGAGGAVPGPGERDKVGV
- a CDS encoding helix-turn-helix transcriptional regulator; amino-acid sequence: MTDRSLWSYKEIAAHIRVQPDTVRSYRKHGLLPPPDHVENGKPFWYADSVRAWVAKRPGNRGRRE
- a CDS encoding sugar phosphate isomerase/epimerase family protein codes for the protein MTSSVPPPNRIRVGSAPDSWGVWFPDDPRQVPWRRFLDEVALAGYEWIELGPYGYLPTDPARLAEETAARGLKVSAGTVFTGLHHGPAVWDSTWAHVADIAALTRAMGADHLVVIPSFWRDDKTGQVLEDRELTAAQWRDLTTQTERLGREVRDRFGLTIVVHPHADTHIDDEDNVSRFLDATDPALVSLCLDTGHYAYCGGDSVRLIETYGERIGYLHLKQVDPEILAEVVAGGIPFGPAVGRGVMCEPPGGVPALEPVLKAARKLDVDLFAIVEQDMYPCPPDKPYPIAERTRRFLRSCGA
- the iolC gene encoding 5-dehydro-2-deoxygluconokinase, with the translated sequence MPEPYDVITMGRIGVDLYPLRVGVPLAQVDTFGKFLGGSATNVAVAAARLGRRTAVITRTGRDAFGDYLHHALREFGVDDRWVTPVDRWPTPVTFCEIFPPDDFPLYFYRQPKAPDLEIHPDELDLDAVRAARIFWMTGTGLCEEPSRTATLTALSARGEERRPSGRGPGNAVTVFDLDWRPMFWRAPADGPGGAPDARGDQRALMAAARPLYARALRHATVAVGNLDECEVAVGEREPYAAAQALLAAGPELAVVKQGPAGVLAVHRDGTTAEVPPVPVEVVNGLGAGDAFGGALCHGLLSGWDLERCMRYANAAGAIVAARLACSSAMPYPREVAQVLAGGPVPTPGTPPPDAAR
- a CDS encoding Cgl0159 family (beta/alpha)8-fold protein, with protein sequence MTRVDASELVRLRTHRPEAIAEAAARRARRPLLRRGGRLMIVAADHPARGALAVGNRRLAMANRVDLLERLCLALSRPGVDGVLATADILDDLLLLGALEDRVVVGSMNRGGLAGASFELDDRFTGHRPEDIARLGFDAGKLLLRVDYEDPRSADTLLSAARAVDAMAERRLPVFVEPFLCHRRDGRLTNDLTAEAVTRSIAIASGLGGTSAYTWLKLPVTDDPDDMARVMETSTLPAVLLGGEIGDNQEAAYEKWRRALRLPTVQGLVVGRSLLYPVDGDVAAAVDTAVSLL
- the iolB gene encoding 5-deoxy-glucuronate isomerase; its protein translation is MSGTFGTDTGSDGELLERHVRAGRTANGPYALDIEPRRAGWHHSTLRVLDLPPGGTHTLDSGDSEWIVLPLSGGCTVHTDGEIFELLGRASVFSSVTDFAYVPRDAHAQIASGAGGRFALAGAKCERRLPARYGSAPEVPVELRGSGNCSRQVNNFAAADTFDCDRLIAVEVLTPGGNWSSYPPHKHDEHHPGVESVLEEIYYFEIEDGGLGYHRVSPSRPGGTDVLAEVRTGDTVLVPDGWHGPSVAAPGRAMYYLNVMAGPGPAREWLIRDHPDHGWIRDTWAGQAVDPRLPMYEAPPSRPPYEDSTTDSTTDKDEETPR
- the iolD gene encoding 3D-(3,5/4)-trihydroxycyclohexane-1,2-dione acylhydrolase (decyclizing), with translation MSTRRLTVAQALIAFLSRQYTERDGNRRRLIDATWGIFGHGNVAGIGQALVQAGPDMPYYQGRSEQAMVHAAVGYARQRNRLATHAVTTSIGPGATNLVTGAALATVNRLPVLLLPGDIFATHPADPVLQQLEVPHAGDISVNDALRPVSAYFDRVTRPEALVPAALAAMRVLTDPAETGAVTLALPQDVQAEAYDWPEAFFAERVWRVRRQGPDPYELADAAEAIRAARRPLLVAGGGVHHSAAEDALAALVTATGIPVASTQAGKGSLRHDHPADVGGIGHTGTATADELARTADLVIGVGTRWSDFSTASATLFTNPAVRFLNINVTGFDAHKLAAAPLVADARTALVELTAALAGHRVDAAYATEYADDKERWEHRVDAAFDTSEDLLRPTQPQVLGLLDALVTDEDIVVNAAGSLPGDLHKLWRSRSRDQYHVEYGYSCMGYEIPAAIGVMLADPGRPVWALVGDGTYLMNPTEIVTAVQERLPLKLVILQNHGYASIGGLSESVGAERFGTAYRYREADTVGSPTYTGDPLPVDLAANAASLGMRVLRAKTIRDLREALAVARASDVPTCVYTETETADTVSGAPPAQAWWDVPVAQTATRAAAVTAREQYDREAAARRRHL